From Panthera uncia isolate 11264 chromosome E1, Puncia_PCG_1.0, whole genome shotgun sequence, one genomic window encodes:
- the LOC125926356 gene encoding histone H3.3A — MARTKQTARKSTGGKAPRKQLATKAARKSAPSTGGVKKPHRYRPGTVALREIRRYQKSTELLIRKLPFQRLVREIAQDFKTDLRFQSAAIGALQEASEAYLVGLFEDTNLCAIHAKRVTIMPKDIQLARRIRGERA; from the exons ATGGCCCGAACCAAGCAGACTGCTCGTAAATCTACGGGTGGGAAAGCGCCCCGTAAGCAGCTGGCCACTAAAGCCGCCAGGAAAAGTGCTCCCTCTACTGGCGGGGTGAAAAAGCCTCATCGCTACAG GCCCGGGACCGTTGCGCTTCGAGAGATCCGTCGTTACCAGAAATCGACCGAGCTTCTGATCCGGAAGCTGCCTTTCCAGAGGTTGGTGAGGGAGATCGCCCAGGATTTCAAAACCGATCTGAGGTTTCAGAGTGCCGCCATTGGTGCGCTGCAG GAGGCCAGTGAAGCGTACCTGGTGGGTTTATTTGAAGATACTAATCTGTGTGCCATCCACGCTAAGAGAGTCACCATCATGCCCAAAGACATCCAGTTGGCTCGCCGGATACGGGGAGAGAGAGCTTAA